One segment of Pseudanabaena sp. FACHB-2040 DNA contains the following:
- a CDS encoding AAA family ATPase encodes MATPKSKATSSAVQSPNALLREHAEQQFAHELEELTKADTRQRPPNWKLSPWAVSLYLLGGTLENGFEISPKYIGNQRLMEVAIATLATDRALLLYGVPGTAKSWVSEHLAAAISGDSTRLIQGTAGTSEEAIRYGWNYARLLAEGPSMEALVTSPMMRAMSEGRIARVEELTRIPSDVQDTLITVLSEKTLPIPELNTEVQAAKGFNVIATANNRDRGVNELSSALKRRFNTVILPVPDTMEAEVTIVQQRVTSLGRALELPAEVPALEEIQRVVTIFRELRNGVTIDGKTKLKSPTGTLSPAEAISVVNSGMALSAHFGDGSLNASDLISGLVGAVVKDPVQDQVVWKEYLETVVKERDGWKDLYRASREML; translated from the coding sequence ATGGCAACCCCAAAATCTAAAGCGACTAGTTCCGCAGTCCAGTCACCCAATGCTCTCCTGCGAGAGCACGCCGAGCAGCAGTTTGCTCACGAGTTAGAAGAGCTGACAAAGGCAGACACCCGCCAGCGGCCCCCCAACTGGAAGCTTTCTCCCTGGGCTGTCTCCCTGTATCTGCTGGGCGGTACCCTGGAAAACGGTTTCGAGATATCGCCTAAGTACATTGGCAATCAGCGGCTAATGGAAGTTGCGATCGCAACTCTAGCCACCGACCGCGCGCTGCTGCTCTACGGCGTTCCCGGCACCGCCAAATCCTGGGTATCAGAACACCTAGCGGCGGCAATCTCTGGAGATTCAACCCGGCTGATTCAAGGAACAGCAGGCACCAGCGAAGAAGCCATCCGCTACGGCTGGAACTATGCTCGCCTGCTGGCAGAGGGGCCATCGATGGAGGCGCTAGTCACCAGTCCCATGATGCGGGCCATGTCAGAGGGCCGCATTGCTCGGGTCGAAGAGTTGACCCGCATTCCCTCAGATGTGCAGGACACGCTGATCACCGTGCTCTCTGAGAAGACCTTGCCCATTCCCGAGCTGAACACCGAAGTTCAGGCAGCCAAGGGATTCAACGTCATTGCCACGGCAAACAACCGTGACCGAGGGGTGAATGAACTCTCCAGCGCGCTCAAACGCCGCTTCAACACAGTAATTCTGCCTGTACCTGACACTATGGAGGCTGAGGTAACCATTGTTCAACAGCGGGTAACTAGCTTGGGGCGGGCTCTGGAGCTGCCTGCAGAAGTTCCCGCCCTGGAAGAAATTCAGCGAGTGGTCACCATCTTTCGAGAGCTGCGCAATGGAGTCACGATCGACGGCAAAACCAAGCTCAAGTCTCCTACCGGCACTCTCAGCCCAGCCGAAGCGATCTCAGTGGTGAATAGCGGCATGGCCCTTTCTGCCCACTTTGGCGATGGCTCGCTCAACGCTAGCGACCTAATCTCTGGCCTGGTCGGCGCAGTGGTCAAAGACCCAGTTCAAGATCAGGTGGTCTGGAAGGAATACCTGGAAACCGTGGTCAAAGAACGGGATGGGTGGAAAGACCTGTACCGGGCCAGTCGGGAAATGCTCTAG
- a CDS encoding DUF5682 family protein, with product MSVHIFGIRHHGPGSARSLCQALDALQPDIVLVEGPPDAQAALPLLVHSQMRPPVALLVYAPDNPQQAVYYPFAVFSPEWQAIRYGLQQQIPVRFMDLPQAHRFALSQAAESEESKQQETEVQETEAVDAAGATHPPAYRTDPLSLLAQAAGYGDGERWWEHLVEQRQDSTELFAAILAAMTVLRTEVKEEVAWADPLEAYREAYMRKTLREAQKGGFERIAVVCGAWHAPALAQMPPAKEDNALLKGLPKCKVEATWVPWTYGHLLMSSGYGAGIESPGWYHHLWKQGEKRQKDNSTANSSIRWMTKVARLLRSQDLDASSASVIEAVRLAETLAALRDLPLPGLSELNEATQTVLCFGDALPMRLIHRQLIVGERLGQVPDETPMVPLQQDLQRQQKRLRLKPEANERLLDLDLRKPGDRERSHLLHRLTLLNLPWGQPQSAGNTKGTFRESWRMQWQPEFAVRLIEAGIWGNTIEIAATARTCDRANKADLPILTQLIDQTLLAELPQAINHLMNRLQSEAALASDITHLMSALPPLVNVVRYGTVRQFETEVIGHVVEGLITRICIGLPVAAASLDDEAAATLYSLIISVHGAIGLLQNAEALTMWQGVLAQMADQQGLHGLLSGRCCRLLFEAGVFQAEDTARRLGLALSTAAEPAQAATWIEGFLSGSGLLLLHNPALWQVLDHWVAGLPADTFIALLPLLRRTFSTFPAPERRQMGERVRQGNENPQVLVPAGEFDCDRADAVLPLVAQLLGLSL from the coding sequence ATGTCGGTTCATATTTTTGGCATTCGTCATCATGGTCCTGGATCGGCCCGGAGTTTGTGTCAGGCATTAGACGCGCTGCAGCCAGACATTGTGCTGGTAGAGGGGCCGCCCGATGCTCAGGCGGCGCTGCCCTTGCTAGTGCATTCGCAGATGCGGCCCCCAGTAGCGCTGTTGGTCTATGCTCCAGACAATCCTCAGCAGGCGGTTTACTACCCTTTTGCTGTCTTTTCGCCGGAGTGGCAGGCCATTCGCTACGGTCTGCAGCAGCAAATTCCGGTTCGCTTTATGGACTTGCCCCAGGCCCATCGCTTTGCCTTGAGTCAGGCGGCTGAATCGGAGGAATCTAAACAGCAAGAGACTGAGGTTCAGGAGACAGAAGCGGTAGACGCTGCTGGAGCGACCCATCCTCCAGCCTATCGAACTGACCCCTTGAGTCTGCTGGCCCAAGCCGCAGGGTATGGCGACGGTGAACGCTGGTGGGAACACTTGGTCGAACAGCGCCAAGACAGCACTGAACTATTTGCAGCCATCTTGGCAGCGATGACGGTGCTGCGAACGGAGGTGAAGGAAGAGGTTGCCTGGGCAGATCCCCTAGAAGCCTATCGAGAAGCCTACATGCGCAAAACCCTTCGCGAGGCTCAAAAAGGTGGTTTTGAAAGAATTGCTGTGGTCTGCGGCGCATGGCACGCCCCGGCGCTTGCCCAAATGCCTCCGGCTAAGGAAGATAACGCCCTGCTAAAAGGACTGCCCAAGTGCAAGGTCGAGGCTACCTGGGTGCCCTGGACCTATGGCCATCTGCTGATGAGCAGCGGCTACGGAGCCGGAATCGAGTCTCCCGGCTGGTATCACCACCTGTGGAAACAGGGGGAGAAGAGGCAAAAAGACAACTCGACTGCTAATAGCTCTATTCGCTGGATGACTAAGGTGGCGCGGCTGTTGCGATCGCAAGATCTCGATGCCTCCTCCGCCAGCGTTATTGAAGCGGTGCGCCTAGCTGAAACTCTCGCAGCTTTGCGAGATCTCCCCCTCCCCGGCTTATCTGAACTCAACGAAGCGACCCAAACCGTCCTTTGCTTTGGCGACGCTCTCCCCATGCGGCTGATCCACAGGCAGCTCATCGTGGGGGAACGGCTGGGTCAGGTGCCTGATGAAACGCCGATGGTGCCACTTCAGCAAGATCTGCAGCGACAGCAAAAGCGCCTGCGGCTAAAGCCCGAAGCCAATGAGAGACTGCTGGATCTGGATTTGCGCAAGCCTGGAGATCGAGAGCGATCGCACCTCCTGCATCGGCTCACCCTTCTCAACCTACCCTGGGGACAGCCCCAGTCAGCGGGCAACACCAAAGGTACGTTCCGCGAGTCTTGGCGCATGCAGTGGCAGCCGGAGTTTGCCGTTCGCCTGATCGAAGCAGGCATTTGGGGCAACACAATTGAAATTGCGGCCACTGCTCGAACGTGCGATCGGGCGAACAAAGCCGATCTGCCAATCCTCACTCAACTGATTGATCAGACCCTCTTGGCCGAGCTGCCCCAGGCCATCAACCATCTGATGAATCGCCTACAGTCAGAAGCCGCGCTTGCTAGCGACATCACCCACCTGATGTCAGCCCTGCCGCCTTTGGTCAATGTAGTGCGTTACGGCACAGTGCGCCAGTTTGAAACCGAGGTCATCGGTCATGTTGTAGAGGGGTTAATCACCCGCATTTGCATTGGGTTGCCGGTTGCAGCAGCTTCCCTGGATGACGAGGCAGCGGCCACTCTCTACTCTCTGATAATTTCAGTGCATGGGGCCATAGGTTTACTCCAAAACGCAGAAGCCCTCACAATGTGGCAGGGAGTTTTGGCTCAGATGGCAGATCAGCAGGGCTTACACGGGCTGTTGTCTGGTCGCTGCTGTCGGCTGCTGTTTGAGGCAGGCGTATTTCAGGCAGAAGATACGGCCCGTCGTTTGGGTTTGGCGCTCTCTACTGCCGCTGAACCTGCCCAAGCCGCCACCTGGATCGAGGGCTTCCTGTCTGGCAGTGGGCTATTGCTTCTGCACAATCCTGCCCTCTGGCAAGTGCTCGATCACTGGGTTGCGGGGCTGCCAGCCGATACCTTCATTGCCCTTTTGCCCCTACTACGCCGCACTTTTTCTACCTTTCCGGCTCCAGAGCGGCGTCAGATGGGTGAACGGGTCCGCCAGGGCAATGAGAACCCGCAGGTGCTGGTTCCGGCCGGTGAGTTTGATTGCGATCGCGCCGATGCTGTTCTTCCCTTAGTCGCTCAACTCCTGGGCCTTTCATTGTGA